The uncultured Desulfuromonas sp. genome has a segment encoding these proteins:
- a CDS encoding adenylosuccinate synthase — protein MANVVIVGAQWGDEGKGKVVDIYTENANAVVRYQGGNNAGHTLVVGDEKTVLHLIPSGILHEGKRCIIGNGVVLDPKVFIEEIDGLKKKGYMTDDSQLVIDRNVHIIMPYHKKIDIARENKPGERRIGTTGRGIGPTYEDKVGRRGIRLSDLINPTVFAQKVKEFLPEKNFLLENFLKDTPVSEEEILAEYNAYGEILQKYVGNASLLLENCRKEGRNILFEGAQGSLLDVDHGTYPYVTSSSTCAGGAATGSGFGPRFINEVIGISKAYVTRVGEGPFPTELHDEMGEALRKAGSEFGATTGRPRRTGWFDAVALREAVRTNGLTGLAITKLDVLDELESIKVCTAYSYQGELLEEFPQDANVLKECKPVYEEVEGWKCTISSATSYEELPEKVKNYLNKLEEITGCPVVLASVGPRRDQTIQLRNPFAG, from the coding sequence ATGGCAAACGTTGTAATCGTTGGCGCCCAATGGGGCGATGAAGGCAAAGGCAAAGTTGTTGACATTTATACCGAAAATGCCAATGCAGTCGTCCGCTATCAAGGTGGCAACAATGCTGGACACACTCTGGTCGTCGGTGATGAAAAAACCGTCTTGCACCTGATCCCTTCCGGCATCCTTCACGAGGGCAAACGCTGCATTATCGGTAATGGCGTTGTTCTTGACCCTAAGGTTTTCATTGAAGAGATCGACGGCCTCAAGAAGAAGGGCTACATGACGGACGATTCGCAACTGGTGATCGACCGCAATGTCCATATCATCATGCCGTACCACAAAAAAATCGATATTGCCCGTGAAAACAAGCCGGGTGAACGACGCATCGGTACCACAGGACGCGGGATCGGCCCGACCTACGAGGACAAAGTCGGCCGTCGCGGCATCCGCCTGTCCGACCTGATCAATCCAACCGTCTTTGCCCAGAAGGTTAAAGAGTTCCTTCCGGAAAAGAATTTCCTGCTGGAGAACTTCCTTAAAGACACCCCGGTCAGCGAGGAAGAAATTCTTGCCGAATACAATGCCTACGGTGAAATCCTGCAAAAATACGTCGGCAACGCCTCGCTGCTGCTTGAAAACTGCCGCAAAGAGGGCCGGAACATCCTGTTTGAAGGTGCCCAGGGCAGCCTGCTGGATGTTGATCACGGCACCTACCCGTATGTCACCTCCTCATCCACTTGCGCAGGCGGCGCTGCAACCGGTAGCGGTTTTGGTCCACGCTTCATCAATGAAGTCATCGGCATCTCCAAGGCCTATGTCACCCGCGTCGGTGAAGGGCCATTTCCAACGGAACTGCATGATGAGATGGGCGAAGCCCTGCGTAAAGCGGGTTCTGAATTCGGCGCCACAACCGGCCGTCCTCGTCGCACCGGCTGGTTTGACGCAGTTGCCTTGCGCGAGGCGGTGCGCACCAACGGTCTGACCGGACTGGCGATTACCAAGCTGGATGTCCTCGACGAGCTTGAATCGATCAAGGTCTGTACAGCCTACTCGTATCAGGGTGAACTGCTTGAAGAATTCCCCCAGGACGCCAATGTCCTCAAGGAATGCAAACCGGTTTATGAAGAAGTTGAAGGGTGGAAATGCACAATCAGTTCGGCAACAAGCTATGAGGAGCTCCCTGAAAAGGTGAAAAACTACCTCAACAAACTCGAAGAAATTACCGGTTGCCCGGTTGTCCTCGCCTCCGTCGGACCGCGCAGAGACCAAACCATTCAACTGCGTAATCCGTTTGCCGGATAA
- the hisZ gene encoding ATP phosphoribosyltransferase regulatory subunit, whose amino-acid sequence MKPTATIEAMIPKGVKDFLPLNSVKIEHLKSCLHGVFKQWGFQPITPPSLEFLDVLEQGLGNDLKECTLRFDDRQSGKLLAFPPDITPQVARIFATRLKEAPLPQRLCYSCRVLRHTEEQAGKDREIFQSGVELIGQTGPQADAEMIAMALECLDRLAAPQYTIDIGQVEFYRGALQALNLDPQDLFAVQQDILRKDSSSLKQHLETLKISDAQKDEILALPRLFGNRQVLEQAAAVVTNDRSKRALDDLHSVLKILEIYGVDQHIIVDLGELRGLDYYTGITFQGFLSGYGQAVCLGGRYDNLTAGYGVQAPATGFAFNLLNLLFSMSDQLSQTIQPATDILIHCCDSESGPAHQTARQLRAQGYSVCIDSPRALEHAQTYAKKMNFTYLMTVTATSDQIEVNKLSDGQKTTISMAELTSGQIKL is encoded by the coding sequence ATGAAACCAACCGCAACCATTGAAGCGATGATCCCCAAAGGGGTGAAAGACTTTCTGCCCCTTAATTCCGTTAAAATTGAACACCTGAAGAGCTGTCTGCATGGCGTGTTCAAACAATGGGGTTTTCAGCCGATCACCCCACCATCGCTTGAATTTCTAGACGTTCTGGAACAGGGCCTCGGCAATGACCTGAAGGAATGCACACTGCGTTTTGATGATCGCCAAAGCGGCAAGCTGCTGGCGTTCCCTCCCGACATCACTCCGCAAGTCGCCCGGATTTTCGCAACCCGCCTCAAGGAAGCTCCGCTTCCACAGCGGTTGTGTTATTCGTGTCGCGTTTTGCGCCACACTGAAGAGCAGGCGGGCAAAGACCGGGAGATCTTTCAATCCGGCGTTGAATTGATCGGACAAACCGGCCCTCAGGCGGATGCTGAGATGATTGCCATGGCTCTGGAATGCCTCGATCGCCTTGCCGCGCCGCAATACACCATTGATATCGGACAGGTCGAGTTTTACCGGGGCGCGCTTCAGGCTCTCAACCTCGATCCGCAAGATCTCTTCGCGGTCCAGCAGGACATTCTGCGCAAGGACAGCTCAAGTCTGAAGCAACACCTTGAGACACTGAAAATCAGCGATGCACAAAAAGACGAGATTCTCGCCCTGCCCCGCCTGTTTGGCAATCGCCAGGTTCTGGAGCAGGCGGCAGCCGTCGTTACCAATGATCGTTCAAAGCGCGCCTTGGACGATCTGCACAGCGTTTTGAAAATACTGGAAATCTATGGTGTGGATCAGCACATAATCGTCGATTTAGGTGAACTGCGCGGCCTCGACTACTATACCGGCATTACCTTCCAGGGCTTTTTAAGCGGTTACGGCCAGGCCGTTTGTCTCGGCGGCCGCTATGATAATCTCACCGCGGGCTATGGAGTACAGGCACCCGCAACCGGATTCGCTTTCAACCTGCTTAACCTGCTGTTTTCCATGTCTGACCAATTAAGCCAGACCATCCAACCCGCAACGGACATTCTGATCCACTGTTGTGACAGTGAATCAGGCCCGGCGCACCAGACGGCTCGCCAGCTGAGAGCGCAAGGATACTCGGTCTGCATTGACAGCCCCCGGGCGTTGGAACACGCGCAAACCTACGCCAAAAAAATGAACTTTACATATTTAATGACCGTTACAGCCACTTCGGACCAGATCGAAGTGAATAAGCTGAGCGACGGCCAGAAGACCACCATATCGATGGCCGAGCTGACCAGTGGTCAAATCAAGCTGTAG
- the serA gene encoding phosphoglycerate dehydrogenase has protein sequence MQVLISDNFSSAGLKLFDEAEGITADYQPGITHDNLLKIIKDYDALIVRGGTTVNEELINAAERLKIIARAGIGVENIAMEAANARGIVVTNTPLGSTTTIAEHAIAMMLSLARLIPPAHQSMTHGKWQSTEFLGSDINGKTLGVIGGGKIGRRVIEYARGLHMHVNLYDPYLSEEVITRLGASKVSLEELLSTADFISLHLPLTLETEHILNAETFAMVKPGCRLINCALGGLVNEKDLVEALTDGTLAGAALDTFATEPPAPDNPLLHMGNVICTPHLRAATVDAQINVTVQAAHQVIDFLTNETVRNALNVPAISIEHLEAMRPYLDMAERMGLFLAQLLRMPFNAIAIEYSGDLTSHPMEPMTMTLLKGFLTPIIGARINYVNAPHVVRERGISVTETRRNVADGFSNMIELTVSGEQGSQSVRGAIFNNRECRIIGVDDYAIETIPTGHILVVRNQDRPGVIALLGRLLAEAEINVAMMNLSRQKSNGDAMCLVTVDQKIPEQLMENLRQHDCILSAVQIDLP, from the coding sequence TTGCAAGTTCTCATTTCAGACAACTTTTCCTCTGCCGGCTTAAAGCTCTTTGATGAGGCTGAAGGGATCACTGCAGACTATCAACCCGGCATCACCCACGACAATCTGCTGAAAATCATTAAAGACTATGACGCCCTCATCGTTCGCGGTGGCACAACGGTCAACGAAGAGCTGATTAACGCCGCTGAACGCTTGAAAATCATTGCGCGCGCCGGCATTGGGGTTGAAAACATTGCCATGGAAGCGGCCAATGCCAGAGGGATCGTCGTCACCAATACCCCTTTGGGCAGCACCACAACCATTGCCGAACACGCCATAGCCATGATGCTCTCCCTGGCTCGCCTGATTCCACCGGCACACCAATCGATGACTCACGGGAAATGGCAATCGACGGAATTTCTCGGCTCGGATATCAACGGCAAAACCCTGGGAGTGATCGGTGGTGGTAAGATCGGTCGCCGGGTGATCGAATACGCGCGTGGCCTGCACATGCATGTCAACCTCTACGATCCCTACCTTTCCGAAGAAGTGATCACTCGGCTTGGCGCCAGCAAAGTTTCCCTCGAAGAGCTTCTGTCCACAGCAGACTTCATTTCACTTCACCTGCCATTGACACTGGAAACCGAACACATCCTCAATGCGGAAACCTTTGCCATGGTTAAACCCGGCTGTCGCTTGATCAACTGTGCTCTCGGGGGATTGGTCAATGAAAAAGACCTGGTGGAGGCCCTGACGGATGGGACACTTGCCGGTGCCGCCCTCGATACCTTTGCGACCGAGCCGCCGGCGCCTGACAACCCTCTGCTGCACATGGGCAATGTCATCTGCACCCCGCATCTGCGGGCAGCGACCGTTGATGCCCAAATCAATGTGACGGTTCAGGCGGCTCATCAGGTGATTGATTTTCTAACCAATGAAACCGTGCGGAACGCGCTGAATGTTCCAGCCATCAGCATTGAACATCTTGAAGCCATGCGTCCCTATCTCGACATGGCCGAACGGATGGGCCTGTTTTTGGCTCAACTGCTGCGCATGCCATTCAATGCCATTGCCATTGAATACAGCGGAGACCTCACCAGTCACCCGATGGAGCCGATGACAATGACGCTCCTCAAAGGTTTTCTCACGCCGATCATCGGCGCCCGGATCAACTACGTCAATGCCCCTCATGTTGTGCGGGAACGGGGAATAAGTGTCACTGAAACTCGCAGAAATGTTGCCGATGGCTTCTCGAACATGATAGAGTTGACCGTTTCGGGAGAACAGGGAAGCCAATCGGTACGCGGCGCCATCTTTAACAATCGGGAGTGCCGCATAATCGGTGTGGACGATTATGCGATTGAAACGATTCCGACCGGCCACATTCTGGTGGTCCGCAATCAGGATCGGCCCGGCGTGATCGCCCTGCTCGGACGCTTATTGGCAGAAGCCGAGATCAATGTCGCCATGATGAATTTATCACGACAAAAATCCAATGGGGACGCCATGTGCCTTGTCACTGTGGATCAGAAAATCCCGGAACAGCTCATGGAAAACTTACGTCAACACGACTGCATTCTCTCCGCCGTGCAGATTGATCTCCCATAA
- a CDS encoding cold shock domain-containing protein, with protein MAQGSVKWFNDAKGFGFIEQDGGPDVFVHFSAIQGEGFKSLAEGDRVEFEITDGQKGPQAANVVKL; from the coding sequence ATGGCACAAGGTTCAGTAAAATGGTTCAATGATGCAAAAGGCTTTGGTTTCATTGAGCAAGACGGTGGTCCGGATGTATTTGTTCATTTTTCAGCGATTCAAGGCGAAGGATTCAAATCACTCGCTGAAGGCGATCGTGTCGAATTCGAAATTACGGATGGGCAAAAAGGCCCCCAGGCAGCGAATGTTGTCAAACTGTAA
- a CDS encoding 4Fe-4S binding protein has protein sequence MAYEITDDCTSCGACEDSCPVEAISEGSDKYVIDPDTCTDCGACADACPVGAIVEG, from the coding sequence ATGGCTTACGAAATCACTGACGATTGCACCAGCTGCGGTGCATGTGAAGACAGCTGCCCTGTAGAAGCTATCTCTGAGGGTTCTGACAAGTACGTTATCGATCCCGACACCTGCACTGACTGTGGTGCATGTGCTGATGCTTGCCCGGTAGGCGCAATCGTCGAAGGCTAA